The following proteins are co-located in the Synchiropus splendidus isolate RoL2022-P1 chromosome 14, RoL_Sspl_1.0, whole genome shotgun sequence genome:
- the LOC128771121 gene encoding bromodomain-containing protein 1-like isoform X4, which produces MKKKGRHHRPSALKRESSPIKPSPNRETLTYAQAQRIVELEVDGRVHRLSIYDKLDVIKDDDPMAQEIMECNSNKENSEKPQQVLMRSVRLKNNQQKKKNASLTSSHSPSSSGTTGGHNHPSGLLEPKVRTVEYNLPVVPKRPPAYYKYKERTVEDLDEEVEYDMDEEDYAWLEFFNEKRKSEGASQVSSNLFEFLMDRFEKESYATSQGQSEQQSLVDEDAVCCICMDGDGADSNVILFCDSCNIAVHQECYGVPYVPEGQWLCRHCLQCPSRPAECVFCPNRGGALKKTDDNRWGHVACALWVPEVGFSDTVFIEPIDGVRNIPPARWKLTCYLCRGKGVGACIQCDKINCYTAFHVSCAQKAGLFMKMEPVKEVTPSGKPTFSVKKTAYCCSHTPEDCVRRPLNIYQEHPKNGACHKRPEKRGKARSKAWCRKKSKKVVPEPEPETPNNPGPSITASSFETILNQVAVQRKRAFVERVLSYWVLKRQSRNNVPLIRRLQSNPSQMPKSKEIERLEANKVLKEQLKVWHRLRHDLERARLLLELIRKREKLKREELKQQQTVLEAQLTPFNILLRAVLSQLQAKDSYSIFALPVSTAEVPDYLDHIKNPMDFSTMRKRIDDHHYRNLDEFEADFDLIIANCMKYNAKDTFFYKAAQRMQDHGGCILRRARKEVDRIGFDFPGGLHLPEAPKLEEPPLFTWEEVDRILKPAYRQLTPLEVQLKELLAKLDLSMAMKHSPSRSKRLKLLKKTIMEVRTEMRLKPLPSPLTTATQQPDHPSPCSSEDPPLPEHSALQEKSLLPPTLEPLTPLLHTDTSPISSDPPLLKPVKATADDSAMELDIHTSTSLPSEMLNGHAPDSLLTDGDLHADTSGGIDQESSAPIHNSGSPDGEKTQTDEESSPLGARSFLSVVIPRLETLLLPKKRRRSSCEDALEDEELPVKRLGTDMTNGFSMDDEDVSSSPRLLEPRRRCASESSISSSSTLCGNSIIAPKSMKCRPGARRNTVDDKSTIRSCVENGELTKSAEVASEVWKPSAAFPFVLEPLKLVWAKCSGHPSFPALIRDPRTRRTGRHHKTTTLPQPPPDVLRAGERMQFRSAEKLFLVHFFDNKRSWQWLPRSKLFPFGLDTTLDAIKLAEPRSSSNKKAVQLAFERAMAHLNDAHAVLEHPDMPVTD; this is translated from the exons atgaagaaaaaaggtAGACATCACCGCCCATCGGCACTGAAAAGGGAATCTTCACCGATTAAGCCGTCACCCAACCGTGAGACGCTGACGTATGCGCAAGCACAGCGGATTGTGGAATTAGAAGTGGATGGCCGTGTGCATAGATTGAGCATCTATGACAAACTCGATGTTATCAAAGATGATGACCCAATGGCTCAGGAGATCATGGAGTGTAACAGCAACAAGGAGAACAGTGAGAAGCCACAGCAGGTTCTGATGCGCTCAGTTCGTCTCAAGAAcaaccagcagaagaagaaaaatgcgTCACTGACCTCCTCACATAGTCCCAGCAGCAGTGGAACCACCGGCGGTCATAACCACCCAAGTGGCCTGTTAGAGCCCAAGGTGCGGACGGTTGAATATAACCTGCCAGTGGTGCCCAAAAGACCACCAGCTTATTACAAATACAAAGAAAGGACGGTGGAGGATCTTGATGAGGAGGTGGAGTACGACATGGATGAAGAGGACTATGCCTGGCTGGAGTTCTTTAATGAGAAGAGAAAGAGTGAGGGAGCCAGTCAAGTATCAAGTAACCTGTTTGAGTTCCTCATGGATCGCTTTGAAAAGGAGTCGTATGCAACTTCACAGGGGCAAAGCGAGCAGCAGTCACTGGTCGATGAGGATGCTGTGTGCTGTATTTGCATGGATGGAGACGGTGCTGATAGTAATGTGATTCTTTTCTGTGACTCATGCAACATTGCCGTACATCAGGAGTGTTATGGTGTTCCTTACGTTCCCGAGGGCCAATGGCTGTGCCGTCATTGTCTTCAGTGCCCCTCAAGGCCAGCAGAGTGTGTTTTTTGCCCGAACAGAGGTGGGGCCCTTAAGAAAACTGATGACAACCGTTGGGGTCATGTTGCTTGTGCCCTTTGGGTACCAGAGGTTGGTTTCTCTGATACCGTTTTTATTGAGCCTATTGATGGAGTTCGGAATATCCCACCTGCCCGCTGGAAACTGACCTGCTACCTATGCAGGGGAAAGGGAGTGGGGGCCTGCATCCAGTGTGACAAGATCAATTGTTACACAGCCTTTCATGTGAGCTGTGCCCAGAAAGCCGGTCTTTTTATGAAAATGGAGCCTGTAAAGGAGGTGACGCCATCAGGTAAACCAACTTTCTCTGTGAAAAAAACTGCATATTGTTGCAGCCACACTCCGGAAGACTGTGTCCGCCGACCCCTCAATATATATCAGGAGCATCCCAAGAATGGAGCATGTCACAAGCGGCCCGAGAAAAGAGGGAAGGCCCGGTCTAAAGCATGGTGCAGGAAAAAGAGTAAAAAAGTGgtaccagaaccagaacccgAAACTCCCAACAACCCAGGGCCCAGTATTACTGCTTCAAG TTTTGAAACCATACTGAATCAAGTGGCTGTCCAGAGGAAACGTGCCTTTGTGGAACGGGTGCTGAGCTACTGGGTGTTAAAACGGCAGTCTAGGAACAACGTGCCGCTGATCCGTCGACTGCAGTCCAACCCCTCTCAGATGCCCAAATCCAAGGAGATA GAACGCTTGGAGGCCAACAAAGTTCTCAAGGAGCAGCTGAAGGTTTGGCATCGTCTACGCCATGACCTTGAGCGAGCGCGTTTGCTGTTAGAGCTCatcaggaagagagagaagctAAAGAGGGAAGAG ctgaagcagcagcagacggtTCTTGAGGCGCAGCTCACTCCATTTAACATCCTACTGAGAGCAGTATTGAGTCAGTTGCAGGCCAAAGACTCATACAGCATCTTTGCTCTGCCAGTCAGCACCGCTGAG GTCCCTGACTACCTGGACCACATCAAGAATCCCATGGACTTCTCCACCATGAGAAAGCGCATCGACGATCACCACTACCGAAACCTGGATGAATTTGAGGCAGATTTTGACCTTATAATCGCCAACTGCATGAAGTACAATGCCAAGGACACGTTCTTCTACAAGGCAGCTCAGCGTATGCAGGATCATGGAGGATGCATTCTCCGAAGGGCTCGTAAGGAAGTGGATAGAATTGGCTTTGACTTTCCTGGTGGACTGCATCTCCCTGAAGCACCAAAACTGGAGGAGCCCCCATTATTTACGTGGGAGGAAG TTGACCGCATATTAAAGCCTGCGTATCGTCAGCTGACCCCGCTAGAGGTCCAACTTAAGGAGCTTCTGGCAAAACTGGACCTGAGCATGGCTATGAAGCACAGCCCGTCACGCAGCAAAAGGCTTAAGCTACTCAAAAAGACTATCATGGAGGTCCGTACCGAGATGAGACTCAAGCCATTGCCCTCCCCGCTAACAACTGCCACACAGCAGCCAGACCACCCTTCTCCTTGTTCGTCAGAGGACCCGCCACTACCGGAACATTCAGCCCTGCAAGAAAAGTCATTACTTCCTCCAACACTAGAGCCCTTAACCCCTCTGCTGCACACTGATACATCACCTATTAGCTCCGACCCTCCCCTTTTGAAACCAGTCAAAGCCACTGCTGATGATTCGGCCATGGAACTCGACATACACACGTCTACCTCATTGCCCAGTGAAATGCTCAATGGGCATGCCCCAGACTCCCTTCTTACCGACGGTGACCTGCACGCTGACACCTCAGGTGGCATTGATCAGGAATCCAGCGCCCCCATCCACAATTCTGGAAGTCCAGATGGGGAGAAAACGCAAACAGACGAAGAATCATCGCCTCTTGGTGCCCGATCTTTTCTGTCTGTTGTAATCCCACGACTGGAGACGCTTCTCTTACCCAAGAAAAGAAGGCGAAGCAGCTGTGAGGATGCTTTAGAAGATGAGGAGTTGCCGGTAAAACGTCTTGGCACAG atatGACAAACGGCTTCTCCATGGATGATGAGGATGTCTCGTCTTCACCTCGTCTACTAGAACCTCGGCGGCGCTGCGCTTCAGAGTCAAGCATCTCGAGCAGCAGCACCCTGTGTGGCAACAG CATCATTGCACCTAAAAGCATGAAATGTCGGCCGGGAGCACGTCGAAATACAGTGGACGACAAAAGCACCATTCGGAGCTGTGTTGAGAATGGGGAGCTCACcaagtcagctgaggtggcatCAG AGGTGTGGAAACCCTCCGCTGCctttccatttgttctggagccTCTTAAACTAGTTTGGGCTAAATGTAGCGGACACCCTTCCTTCCCCGCCCTG ATCCGGGACCCCAGAACGAGGAGAACGGGCCGTCATCACAAGACGACGACCCTCCCTCAGCCGCCGCCGGACGTTCTCAGGGCCGGAGAGCGGATGCAGTTCCGGTCCGCAGAGAAACTATTCCTCGTCCACTTCTTCGACAACAAACGCAGCTG gcAATGGCTTCCTAGGTCCAAATTGTTTCCATTCGGGTTGGACACGACTCTGGACGCAATCAAACTAGCAGAGCCGCGAAGTTCCAGCAACAAGAAAGCCGTGCAGCTGGCGTTTGAAAGAGCCATGGCACATCTGAACGACGCTCACGCCGTACTGGAGCACCCAGACATGCCTGTAACGGACTGA
- the LOC128771121 gene encoding bromodomain-containing protein 1-like isoform X2, producing MKKKGRHHRPSALKRESSPIKPSPNRETLTYAQAQRIVELEVDGRVHRLSIYDKLDVIKDDDPMAQEIMECNSNKENSEKPQQVLMRSVRLKNNQQKKKNASLTSSHSPSSSGTTGGHNHPSGLLEPKVRTVEYNLPVVPKRPPAYYKYKERTVEDLDEEVEYDMDEEDYAWLEFFNEKRKSEGASQVSSNLFEFLMDRFEKESYATSQGQSEQQSLVDEDAVCCICMDGDGADSNVILFCDSCNIAVHQECYGVPYVPEGQWLCRHCLQCPSRPAECVFCPNRGGALKKTDDNRWGHVACALWVPEVGFSDTVFIEPIDGVRNIPPARWKLTCYLCRGKGVGACIQCDKINCYTAFHVSCAQKAGLFMKMEPVKEVTPSGKPTFSVKKTAYCCSHTPEDCVRRPLNIYQEHPKNGACHKRPEKRGKARSKAWCRKKSKKVVPEPEPETPNNPGPSITASSFETILNQVAVQRKRAFVERVLSYWVLKRQSRNNVPLIRRLQSNPSQMPKSKEIVCCSDKLHAPAPWAVAHTDLTCSLQERLEANKVLKEQLKVWHRLRHDLERARLLLELIRKREKLKREELKQQQTVLEAQLTPFNILLRAVLSQLQAKDSYSIFALPVSTAEVPDYLDHIKNPMDFSTMRKRIDDHHYRNLDEFEADFDLIIANCMKYNAKDTFFYKAAQRMQDHGGCILRRARKEVDRIGFDFPGGLHLPEAPKLEEPPLFTWEEVDRILKPAYRQLTPLEVQLKELLAKLDLSMAMKHSPSRSKRLKLLKKTIMEVRTEMRLKPLPSPLTTATQQPDHPSPCSSEDPPLPEHSALQEKSLLPPTLEPLTPLLHTDTSPISSDPPLLKPVKATADDSAMELDIHTSTSLPSEMLNGHAPDSLLTDGDLHADTSGGIDQESSAPIHNSGSPDGEKTQTDEESSPLGARSFLSVVIPRLETLLLPKKRRRSSCEDALEDEELPVKRLGTDMTNGFSMDDEDVSSSPRLLEPRRRCASESSISSSSTLCGNSIIAPKSMKCRPGARRNTVDDKSTIRSCVENGELTKSAEVASDPGPQNEENGPSSQDDDPPSAAAGRSQGRRADAVPVRRETIPRPLLRQQTQLAMAS from the exons atgaagaaaaaaggtAGACATCACCGCCCATCGGCACTGAAAAGGGAATCTTCACCGATTAAGCCGTCACCCAACCGTGAGACGCTGACGTATGCGCAAGCACAGCGGATTGTGGAATTAGAAGTGGATGGCCGTGTGCATAGATTGAGCATCTATGACAAACTCGATGTTATCAAAGATGATGACCCAATGGCTCAGGAGATCATGGAGTGTAACAGCAACAAGGAGAACAGTGAGAAGCCACAGCAGGTTCTGATGCGCTCAGTTCGTCTCAAGAAcaaccagcagaagaagaaaaatgcgTCACTGACCTCCTCACATAGTCCCAGCAGCAGTGGAACCACCGGCGGTCATAACCACCCAAGTGGCCTGTTAGAGCCCAAGGTGCGGACGGTTGAATATAACCTGCCAGTGGTGCCCAAAAGACCACCAGCTTATTACAAATACAAAGAAAGGACGGTGGAGGATCTTGATGAGGAGGTGGAGTACGACATGGATGAAGAGGACTATGCCTGGCTGGAGTTCTTTAATGAGAAGAGAAAGAGTGAGGGAGCCAGTCAAGTATCAAGTAACCTGTTTGAGTTCCTCATGGATCGCTTTGAAAAGGAGTCGTATGCAACTTCACAGGGGCAAAGCGAGCAGCAGTCACTGGTCGATGAGGATGCTGTGTGCTGTATTTGCATGGATGGAGACGGTGCTGATAGTAATGTGATTCTTTTCTGTGACTCATGCAACATTGCCGTACATCAGGAGTGTTATGGTGTTCCTTACGTTCCCGAGGGCCAATGGCTGTGCCGTCATTGTCTTCAGTGCCCCTCAAGGCCAGCAGAGTGTGTTTTTTGCCCGAACAGAGGTGGGGCCCTTAAGAAAACTGATGACAACCGTTGGGGTCATGTTGCTTGTGCCCTTTGGGTACCAGAGGTTGGTTTCTCTGATACCGTTTTTATTGAGCCTATTGATGGAGTTCGGAATATCCCACCTGCCCGCTGGAAACTGACCTGCTACCTATGCAGGGGAAAGGGAGTGGGGGCCTGCATCCAGTGTGACAAGATCAATTGTTACACAGCCTTTCATGTGAGCTGTGCCCAGAAAGCCGGTCTTTTTATGAAAATGGAGCCTGTAAAGGAGGTGACGCCATCAGGTAAACCAACTTTCTCTGTGAAAAAAACTGCATATTGTTGCAGCCACACTCCGGAAGACTGTGTCCGCCGACCCCTCAATATATATCAGGAGCATCCCAAGAATGGAGCATGTCACAAGCGGCCCGAGAAAAGAGGGAAGGCCCGGTCTAAAGCATGGTGCAGGAAAAAGAGTAAAAAAGTGgtaccagaaccagaacccgAAACTCCCAACAACCCAGGGCCCAGTATTACTGCTTCAAG TTTTGAAACCATACTGAATCAAGTGGCTGTCCAGAGGAAACGTGCCTTTGTGGAACGGGTGCTGAGCTACTGGGTGTTAAAACGGCAGTCTAGGAACAACGTGCCGCTGATCCGTCGACTGCAGTCCAACCCCTCTCAGATGCCCAAATCCAAGGAGATAGTATGTTGTTCAGATAAACTTCATGCTCCCGCACCCTGGGCTGTTGCTCATACTGATCTTACGTGTTCTCTGCAGGAACGCTTGGAGGCCAACAAAGTTCTCAAGGAGCAGCTGAAGGTTTGGCATCGTCTACGCCATGACCTTGAGCGAGCGCGTTTGCTGTTAGAGCTCatcaggaagagagagaagctAAAGAGGGAAGAG ctgaagcagcagcagacggtTCTTGAGGCGCAGCTCACTCCATTTAACATCCTACTGAGAGCAGTATTGAGTCAGTTGCAGGCCAAAGACTCATACAGCATCTTTGCTCTGCCAGTCAGCACCGCTGAG GTCCCTGACTACCTGGACCACATCAAGAATCCCATGGACTTCTCCACCATGAGAAAGCGCATCGACGATCACCACTACCGAAACCTGGATGAATTTGAGGCAGATTTTGACCTTATAATCGCCAACTGCATGAAGTACAATGCCAAGGACACGTTCTTCTACAAGGCAGCTCAGCGTATGCAGGATCATGGAGGATGCATTCTCCGAAGGGCTCGTAAGGAAGTGGATAGAATTGGCTTTGACTTTCCTGGTGGACTGCATCTCCCTGAAGCACCAAAACTGGAGGAGCCCCCATTATTTACGTGGGAGGAAG TTGACCGCATATTAAAGCCTGCGTATCGTCAGCTGACCCCGCTAGAGGTCCAACTTAAGGAGCTTCTGGCAAAACTGGACCTGAGCATGGCTATGAAGCACAGCCCGTCACGCAGCAAAAGGCTTAAGCTACTCAAAAAGACTATCATGGAGGTCCGTACCGAGATGAGACTCAAGCCATTGCCCTCCCCGCTAACAACTGCCACACAGCAGCCAGACCACCCTTCTCCTTGTTCGTCAGAGGACCCGCCACTACCGGAACATTCAGCCCTGCAAGAAAAGTCATTACTTCCTCCAACACTAGAGCCCTTAACCCCTCTGCTGCACACTGATACATCACCTATTAGCTCCGACCCTCCCCTTTTGAAACCAGTCAAAGCCACTGCTGATGATTCGGCCATGGAACTCGACATACACACGTCTACCTCATTGCCCAGTGAAATGCTCAATGGGCATGCCCCAGACTCCCTTCTTACCGACGGTGACCTGCACGCTGACACCTCAGGTGGCATTGATCAGGAATCCAGCGCCCCCATCCACAATTCTGGAAGTCCAGATGGGGAGAAAACGCAAACAGACGAAGAATCATCGCCTCTTGGTGCCCGATCTTTTCTGTCTGTTGTAATCCCACGACTGGAGACGCTTCTCTTACCCAAGAAAAGAAGGCGAAGCAGCTGTGAGGATGCTTTAGAAGATGAGGAGTTGCCGGTAAAACGTCTTGGCACAG atatGACAAACGGCTTCTCCATGGATGATGAGGATGTCTCGTCTTCACCTCGTCTACTAGAACCTCGGCGGCGCTGCGCTTCAGAGTCAAGCATCTCGAGCAGCAGCACCCTGTGTGGCAACAG CATCATTGCACCTAAAAGCATGAAATGTCGGCCGGGAGCACGTCGAAATACAGTGGACGACAAAAGCACCATTCGGAGCTGTGTTGAGAATGGGGAGCTCACcaagtcagctgaggtggcatCAG ATCCGGGACCCCAGAACGAGGAGAACGGGCCGTCATCACAAGACGACGACCCTCCCTCAGCCGCCGCCGGACGTTCTCAGGGCCGGAGAGCGGATGCAGTTCCGGTCCGCAGAGAAACTATTCCTCGTCCACTTCTTCGACAACAAACGCAGCTG gcAATGGCTTCCTAG
- the LOC128771121 gene encoding bromodomain-containing protein 1-like isoform X1, which yields MKKKGRHHRPSALKRESSPIKPSPNRETLTYAQAQRIVELEVDGRVHRLSIYDKLDVIKDDDPMAQEIMECNSNKENSEKPQQVLMRSVRLKNNQQKKKNASLTSSHSPSSSGTTGGHNHPSGLLEPKVRTVEYNLPVVPKRPPAYYKYKERTVEDLDEEVEYDMDEEDYAWLEFFNEKRKSEGASQVSSNLFEFLMDRFEKESYATSQGQSEQQSLVDEDAVCCICMDGDGADSNVILFCDSCNIAVHQECYGVPYVPEGQWLCRHCLQCPSRPAECVFCPNRGGALKKTDDNRWGHVACALWVPEVGFSDTVFIEPIDGVRNIPPARWKLTCYLCRGKGVGACIQCDKINCYTAFHVSCAQKAGLFMKMEPVKEVTPSGKPTFSVKKTAYCCSHTPEDCVRRPLNIYQEHPKNGACHKRPEKRGKARSKAWCRKKSKKVVPEPEPETPNNPGPSITASSFETILNQVAVQRKRAFVERVLSYWVLKRQSRNNVPLIRRLQSNPSQMPKSKEIVCCSDKLHAPAPWAVAHTDLTCSLQERLEANKVLKEQLKVWHRLRHDLERARLLLELIRKREKLKREELKQQQTVLEAQLTPFNILLRAVLSQLQAKDSYSIFALPVSTAEVPDYLDHIKNPMDFSTMRKRIDDHHYRNLDEFEADFDLIIANCMKYNAKDTFFYKAAQRMQDHGGCILRRARKEVDRIGFDFPGGLHLPEAPKLEEPPLFTWEEVDRILKPAYRQLTPLEVQLKELLAKLDLSMAMKHSPSRSKRLKLLKKTIMEVRTEMRLKPLPSPLTTATQQPDHPSPCSSEDPPLPEHSALQEKSLLPPTLEPLTPLLHTDTSPISSDPPLLKPVKATADDSAMELDIHTSTSLPSEMLNGHAPDSLLTDGDLHADTSGGIDQESSAPIHNSGSPDGEKTQTDEESSPLGARSFLSVVIPRLETLLLPKKRRRSSCEDALEDEELPVKRLGTDMTNGFSMDDEDVSSSPRLLEPRRRCASESSISSSSTLCGNSIIAPKSMKCRPGARRNTVDDKSTIRSCVENGELTKSAEVASDPGPQNEENGPSSQDDDPPSAAAGRSQGRRADAVPVRRETIPRPLLRQQTQLVRPEGL from the exons atgaagaaaaaaggtAGACATCACCGCCCATCGGCACTGAAAAGGGAATCTTCACCGATTAAGCCGTCACCCAACCGTGAGACGCTGACGTATGCGCAAGCACAGCGGATTGTGGAATTAGAAGTGGATGGCCGTGTGCATAGATTGAGCATCTATGACAAACTCGATGTTATCAAAGATGATGACCCAATGGCTCAGGAGATCATGGAGTGTAACAGCAACAAGGAGAACAGTGAGAAGCCACAGCAGGTTCTGATGCGCTCAGTTCGTCTCAAGAAcaaccagcagaagaagaaaaatgcgTCACTGACCTCCTCACATAGTCCCAGCAGCAGTGGAACCACCGGCGGTCATAACCACCCAAGTGGCCTGTTAGAGCCCAAGGTGCGGACGGTTGAATATAACCTGCCAGTGGTGCCCAAAAGACCACCAGCTTATTACAAATACAAAGAAAGGACGGTGGAGGATCTTGATGAGGAGGTGGAGTACGACATGGATGAAGAGGACTATGCCTGGCTGGAGTTCTTTAATGAGAAGAGAAAGAGTGAGGGAGCCAGTCAAGTATCAAGTAACCTGTTTGAGTTCCTCATGGATCGCTTTGAAAAGGAGTCGTATGCAACTTCACAGGGGCAAAGCGAGCAGCAGTCACTGGTCGATGAGGATGCTGTGTGCTGTATTTGCATGGATGGAGACGGTGCTGATAGTAATGTGATTCTTTTCTGTGACTCATGCAACATTGCCGTACATCAGGAGTGTTATGGTGTTCCTTACGTTCCCGAGGGCCAATGGCTGTGCCGTCATTGTCTTCAGTGCCCCTCAAGGCCAGCAGAGTGTGTTTTTTGCCCGAACAGAGGTGGGGCCCTTAAGAAAACTGATGACAACCGTTGGGGTCATGTTGCTTGTGCCCTTTGGGTACCAGAGGTTGGTTTCTCTGATACCGTTTTTATTGAGCCTATTGATGGAGTTCGGAATATCCCACCTGCCCGCTGGAAACTGACCTGCTACCTATGCAGGGGAAAGGGAGTGGGGGCCTGCATCCAGTGTGACAAGATCAATTGTTACACAGCCTTTCATGTGAGCTGTGCCCAGAAAGCCGGTCTTTTTATGAAAATGGAGCCTGTAAAGGAGGTGACGCCATCAGGTAAACCAACTTTCTCTGTGAAAAAAACTGCATATTGTTGCAGCCACACTCCGGAAGACTGTGTCCGCCGACCCCTCAATATATATCAGGAGCATCCCAAGAATGGAGCATGTCACAAGCGGCCCGAGAAAAGAGGGAAGGCCCGGTCTAAAGCATGGTGCAGGAAAAAGAGTAAAAAAGTGgtaccagaaccagaacccgAAACTCCCAACAACCCAGGGCCCAGTATTACTGCTTCAAG TTTTGAAACCATACTGAATCAAGTGGCTGTCCAGAGGAAACGTGCCTTTGTGGAACGGGTGCTGAGCTACTGGGTGTTAAAACGGCAGTCTAGGAACAACGTGCCGCTGATCCGTCGACTGCAGTCCAACCCCTCTCAGATGCCCAAATCCAAGGAGATAGTATGTTGTTCAGATAAACTTCATGCTCCCGCACCCTGGGCTGTTGCTCATACTGATCTTACGTGTTCTCTGCAGGAACGCTTGGAGGCCAACAAAGTTCTCAAGGAGCAGCTGAAGGTTTGGCATCGTCTACGCCATGACCTTGAGCGAGCGCGTTTGCTGTTAGAGCTCatcaggaagagagagaagctAAAGAGGGAAGAG ctgaagcagcagcagacggtTCTTGAGGCGCAGCTCACTCCATTTAACATCCTACTGAGAGCAGTATTGAGTCAGTTGCAGGCCAAAGACTCATACAGCATCTTTGCTCTGCCAGTCAGCACCGCTGAG GTCCCTGACTACCTGGACCACATCAAGAATCCCATGGACTTCTCCACCATGAGAAAGCGCATCGACGATCACCACTACCGAAACCTGGATGAATTTGAGGCAGATTTTGACCTTATAATCGCCAACTGCATGAAGTACAATGCCAAGGACACGTTCTTCTACAAGGCAGCTCAGCGTATGCAGGATCATGGAGGATGCATTCTCCGAAGGGCTCGTAAGGAAGTGGATAGAATTGGCTTTGACTTTCCTGGTGGACTGCATCTCCCTGAAGCACCAAAACTGGAGGAGCCCCCATTATTTACGTGGGAGGAAG TTGACCGCATATTAAAGCCTGCGTATCGTCAGCTGACCCCGCTAGAGGTCCAACTTAAGGAGCTTCTGGCAAAACTGGACCTGAGCATGGCTATGAAGCACAGCCCGTCACGCAGCAAAAGGCTTAAGCTACTCAAAAAGACTATCATGGAGGTCCGTACCGAGATGAGACTCAAGCCATTGCCCTCCCCGCTAACAACTGCCACACAGCAGCCAGACCACCCTTCTCCTTGTTCGTCAGAGGACCCGCCACTACCGGAACATTCAGCCCTGCAAGAAAAGTCATTACTTCCTCCAACACTAGAGCCCTTAACCCCTCTGCTGCACACTGATACATCACCTATTAGCTCCGACCCTCCCCTTTTGAAACCAGTCAAAGCCACTGCTGATGATTCGGCCATGGAACTCGACATACACACGTCTACCTCATTGCCCAGTGAAATGCTCAATGGGCATGCCCCAGACTCCCTTCTTACCGACGGTGACCTGCACGCTGACACCTCAGGTGGCATTGATCAGGAATCCAGCGCCCCCATCCACAATTCTGGAAGTCCAGATGGGGAGAAAACGCAAACAGACGAAGAATCATCGCCTCTTGGTGCCCGATCTTTTCTGTCTGTTGTAATCCCACGACTGGAGACGCTTCTCTTACCCAAGAAAAGAAGGCGAAGCAGCTGTGAGGATGCTTTAGAAGATGAGGAGTTGCCGGTAAAACGTCTTGGCACAG atatGACAAACGGCTTCTCCATGGATGATGAGGATGTCTCGTCTTCACCTCGTCTACTAGAACCTCGGCGGCGCTGCGCTTCAGAGTCAAGCATCTCGAGCAGCAGCACCCTGTGTGGCAACAG CATCATTGCACCTAAAAGCATGAAATGTCGGCCGGGAGCACGTCGAAATACAGTGGACGACAAAAGCACCATTCGGAGCTGTGTTGAGAATGGGGAGCTCACcaagtcagctgaggtggcatCAG ATCCGGGACCCCAGAACGAGGAGAACGGGCCGTCATCACAAGACGACGACCCTCCCTCAGCCGCCGCCGGACGTTCTCAGGGCCGGAGAGCGGATGCAGTTCCGGTCCGCAGAGAAACTATTCCTCGTCCACTTCTTCGACAACAAACGCAGCTGGTGAGGCCTGAAGGATTGTGA